The following are encoded together in the Pectobacterium punjabense genome:
- the sgrT gene encoding glucose uptake inhibitor SgrT: MTISRLSQFYRTYLSTCKAKWLRWMSTQQRVALLQQATQWHLNEMSDEEYRHWL, encoded by the coding sequence ATGACAATTTCCCGTTTGTCCCAGTTCTATCGAACCTATCTATCGACGTGTAAAGCGAAGTGGTTGCGATGGATGTCTACCCAGCAGCGCGTTGCCTTATTGCAGCAGGCGACGCAGTGGCACCTAAACGAAATGTCTGATGAAGAGTATCGTCATTGGCTCTAG
- the sgrR gene encoding HTH-type transcriptional regulator SgrR, with product MSSPRLQQQFIRLWQHFQGQTTDTTLQELTGVLNCSRRHIRSLLNAMQQEGWLIWQAEAGRGKRSQLSFVYTGLALQQQRAEDLLEQDRIEQLVQLVGDKEAVRQMLLAHLGRSFRQGKHILRILYYRPLRNLLPSSALRRSEMHIARQIFSGLTNINEENGELKPDLAHHWQSLSPLHWRFYLRPAIRFHHGRELTMDDITLSLSRLAPLPLFSHIEAVTSPMPFVIDIRLRSPDKWLPWLLASVHAMILPQEWQTLPNFAQHPIGTGPYAVVRNNSSQLKIRAFDDYFGYRALIDEVNIWVLPDEPEEMPVSVQFQSDNSRHEQLESRMEEGGYFLLFDKRSPLNKRPEAQQWLRQVFNPISLLNHANISNQRDWSPAYSLLPRWHHHHPDTPQSMPKGLTDVTLTFYQEHPEYRILSEIMRTLLAQQGVTLHVQTISYEDWYQGNAESDIWFGSLNCYLPLEFSLFAMLYELPLVQHCLNDDLDTDAQQWRNHSLPMAEWSEKLIKSGQLHPLLHHWLQLQGQRSMRGVRMNMLGWFDFKSAWFAPPER from the coding sequence ATGTCTTCCCCTCGATTGCAACAACAGTTCATCCGCCTGTGGCAACACTTTCAGGGGCAAACCACCGATACCACGCTGCAAGAGCTAACCGGGGTGTTGAACTGCTCACGCCGCCACATCCGTTCGTTATTGAACGCAATGCAACAAGAAGGCTGGCTCATCTGGCAGGCAGAGGCCGGGCGAGGAAAACGTTCACAGCTCTCCTTTGTCTATACCGGATTAGCGCTACAGCAACAGCGTGCCGAAGATTTACTGGAACAGGATCGTATTGAGCAGTTGGTGCAGTTGGTGGGTGACAAAGAAGCGGTGCGCCAGATGCTACTCGCCCACCTTGGGCGAAGTTTCCGGCAAGGGAAGCATATTCTGCGCATCCTCTATTACCGCCCGTTACGCAATTTATTACCCAGTTCAGCACTACGACGCTCAGAAATGCACATTGCGAGGCAAATATTCAGCGGACTGACCAATATAAATGAGGAAAATGGGGAACTGAAACCCGATCTAGCTCATCACTGGCAGAGCCTATCTCCTCTGCACTGGCGCTTTTATCTGCGTCCAGCCATCCGCTTCCATCACGGTCGTGAACTCACGATGGATGACATCACCCTATCGTTATCGCGCCTCGCGCCGCTTCCGCTCTTCTCACATATCGAAGCCGTGACCTCACCGATGCCGTTTGTGATTGATATCCGCTTACGCAGCCCAGATAAGTGGTTGCCGTGGCTTTTGGCCAGCGTGCATGCCATGATCCTGCCGCAAGAGTGGCAAACACTGCCGAATTTCGCCCAACACCCGATTGGCACCGGCCCTTACGCCGTGGTGCGCAATAACAGCAGCCAATTGAAGATCCGCGCTTTCGATGACTATTTTGGCTATCGAGCGCTGATTGATGAGGTCAACATCTGGGTCTTGCCGGACGAACCGGAGGAAATGCCCGTCTCCGTCCAATTCCAGTCAGACAATTCTCGTCACGAACAGTTGGAAAGCCGGATGGAAGAAGGCGGTTATTTCCTGTTGTTCGACAAACGTTCACCGCTGAACAAGCGCCCAGAGGCTCAGCAATGGCTCAGGCAGGTATTTAATCCTATTTCGCTGCTCAACCACGCCAATATCAGCAACCAACGCGATTGGTCGCCAGCCTATAGCCTGCTGCCGCGCTGGCATCACCATCACCCTGACACGCCACAGTCGATGCCAAAAGGGCTGACCGACGTCACGCTCACGTTCTATCAGGAGCACCCAGAGTACCGGATATTAAGCGAGATTATGCGCACGCTGCTGGCGCAACAGGGTGTCACTCTACATGTTCAGACCATCAGCTACGAAGATTGGTATCAGGGCAATGCCGAAAGCGATATCTGGTTTGGTAGCCTGAATTGTTATCTGCCGCTCGAATTCTCTCTGTTCGCCATGCTCTATGAGCTGCCGCTGGTGCAACATTGTCTGAACGACGACCTGGATACCGACGCACAACAGTGGCGTAATCACTCGCTCCCAATGGCAGAATGGAGTGAAAAACTCATCAAAAGCGGGCAACTGCATCCGTTATTGCATCACTGGCTGCAACTTCAAGGGCAGCGCAGCATGCGCGGCGTCAGAATGAATATGCTGGGCTGGTTTGATTTTAAATCCGCGTGGTTTGCGCCGCCGGAACGCTGA
- the thiB gene encoding thiamine ABC transporter substrate binding subunit, giving the protein MLKTSLPCLLLLSASAFAKPALTVYTYDSFASEWGPGPVIKTAFEKECACELNFVALEDGASLLNRLRMEGKNSKADIILGLDNNLLQAAEQTGLFAPHGQDTSTVTVPGGWNNKTFVPYDYGYFAFVYNKDTLKNPPKSLHELVDSNTPWKVIYQDPRTSTPGLGLLLWMQKVYGDDAPQAWQKLAKKTVTVTKGWSEAYGLFLKGEADLVLSYTTSPAYHIIEEKKDSYAAATFSEGHYLQIEIAGQLASSKNPELAKRFMQFILSPTFQQAIPTTNWMYPAVKTELPAGFATLAVPEKAMQFSAQDVADQRTQWIQAWQRAVSH; this is encoded by the coding sequence GTGCTGAAAACCAGCCTACCTTGTTTGTTACTGCTCTCAGCATCCGCTTTCGCCAAGCCCGCGCTTACCGTTTATACCTATGACTCATTCGCTTCCGAATGGGGCCCGGGGCCCGTCATCAAGACCGCGTTTGAAAAAGAGTGCGCGTGCGAGCTGAATTTCGTCGCGCTGGAAGATGGTGCATCGCTGCTAAATCGCCTGCGTATGGAAGGAAAAAACAGTAAAGCGGACATCATTCTGGGGCTGGATAACAATTTGTTGCAGGCCGCAGAGCAAACCGGTCTGTTTGCGCCACACGGTCAGGACACCAGCACCGTCACGGTGCCGGGCGGTTGGAACAATAAAACGTTCGTTCCTTACGACTACGGCTATTTCGCCTTTGTGTATAACAAAGACACGCTGAAGAACCCGCCGAAAAGCCTGCATGAGCTGGTGGACAGCAACACGCCGTGGAAAGTGATCTATCAAGACCCGCGCACCAGCACACCGGGGCTGGGCCTGCTACTGTGGATGCAGAAAGTTTACGGCGACGATGCGCCGCAAGCCTGGCAGAAGCTAGCGAAAAAAACCGTTACCGTCACCAAAGGCTGGAGCGAAGCCTATGGTTTGTTCCTGAAAGGGGAAGCCGATCTGGTGTTGAGCTACACGACATCGCCGGCCTACCACATCATCGAAGAGAAGAAAGACAGCTACGCAGCGGCGACCTTTAGCGAAGGACATTATCTGCAAATTGAAATCGCCGGGCAGTTGGCTTCCAGCAAAAACCCCGAGCTGGCAAAACGCTTTATGCAGTTCATCCTGAGCCCAACCTTCCAGCAGGCTATCCCTACGACAAACTGGATGTATCCGGCGGTGAAAACCGAACTGCCTGCAGGCTTCGCAACGCTCGCCGTGCCTGAGAAAGCGATGCAGTTCAGCGCACAAGACGTTGCCGACCAAAGGACGCAGTGGATTCAGGCATGGCAACGCGCCGTCAGCCACTAA
- the thiP gene encoding thiamine/thiamine pyrophosphate ABC transporter permease ThiP, whose protein sequence is MATRRQPLIGGRLWPGLLATTLLISVAVLAFGALWIQAPESQWRTLWHDSYLWHVIRFTFWQAFLSALFSTVPAIFLARALYRRRFPGHRWLLRLCAMTLVLPVLVAVFGLLSVYGRQGWLASALGWFDLKYTFSPYGLQGILLAHVFFNLPLATRLLLQSLEGIATEQRQLAANLGMNSWQHFRLLEWPALRRQILPTGALIFMLCFASFATVLSLGGGPQATTIELAIYQALSFDYDPARAALLALIQMVCCLGLVLLSQRLGRILPVGSTQQLSWRNPQDSALSRLTDGLMIGALLLLVIPPLLAVVVDGVNRSLVTVLQQPVLWQTLFTSLRIALGAGLLCLVLTMMLLWSSRELKLRQKPLYGQLMNLSGMLILAMPGIVLATGFFLLLNNSIGLPQSPYALVVFTNALMAIPYAIKVLENPMLDVAERYNRLCTSLDIRGWQRLKLIELAALKQPLAQALAFACVLSIGDFGVIALFGNEQFRTLPFYLYQQIGSYRSADGAVTALLLMLLCFMLFTLIEKLAGRHDRA, encoded by the coding sequence ATGGCAACGCGCCGTCAGCCACTAATCGGCGGACGTCTGTGGCCAGGGCTACTGGCCACCACGTTGTTAATTTCCGTTGCCGTACTGGCTTTCGGCGCGCTGTGGATACAGGCACCAGAAAGCCAGTGGCGCACGCTATGGCATGACAGCTATCTCTGGCATGTCATTCGGTTTACCTTCTGGCAGGCCTTTCTCTCTGCGCTGTTTTCTACCGTTCCTGCGATTTTCCTCGCCAGAGCGCTGTACCGACGGCGCTTCCCCGGCCATCGCTGGTTGCTGCGCCTGTGCGCGATGACGCTGGTGTTGCCCGTACTGGTGGCCGTTTTTGGCCTGCTCAGCGTTTATGGCCGACAAGGCTGGCTGGCCTCTGCATTGGGCTGGTTCGACCTAAAATACACGTTTTCACCCTACGGACTGCAAGGTATTTTGCTGGCACACGTCTTCTTCAACCTGCCGCTGGCAACCCGACTGCTATTGCAATCCTTAGAAGGCATCGCCACCGAGCAGCGCCAGTTAGCCGCCAATCTGGGCATGAATAGCTGGCAACATTTCCGTCTGTTGGAGTGGCCCGCCCTGCGCAGGCAAATTTTACCCACTGGCGCGCTAATTTTTATGCTCTGCTTTGCCAGCTTTGCCACAGTTCTATCACTGGGCGGTGGCCCGCAGGCGACCACGATTGAGCTGGCTATCTATCAGGCATTGAGCTTTGATTACGATCCGGCACGCGCGGCACTGCTGGCGTTAATTCAGATGGTTTGCTGTCTCGGTTTGGTGCTGCTGAGTCAGCGGCTGGGACGAATTCTGCCTGTCGGCAGTACGCAGCAGCTTTCATGGCGCAACCCGCAAGATAGCGCCTTAAGCCGCCTCACCGATGGCCTGATGATTGGCGCGCTGTTGCTGCTGGTCATTCCCCCTTTGCTAGCCGTGGTGGTTGATGGCGTGAACCGCTCGCTGGTTACCGTGCTGCAACAGCCCGTACTCTGGCAAACGCTGTTTACTTCGCTGCGCATTGCCCTAGGCGCTGGGCTCCTGTGTCTGGTGTTAACCATGATGCTGCTCTGGAGCAGCCGCGAACTCAAGTTACGCCAGAAGCCACTCTACGGGCAGTTGATGAACCTGAGCGGGATGCTCATCCTCGCCATGCCCGGTATTGTGCTGGCAACTGGCTTTTTTCTGCTGCTGAATAACAGCATCGGGCTGCCACAATCCCCCTATGCGCTGGTCGTGTTCACGAATGCGCTGATGGCAATTCCATATGCCATTAAGGTGTTGGAAAACCCGATGTTGGACGTTGCCGAACGCTACAATCGGCTCTGTACATCGCTGGATATTCGCGGCTGGCAAAGGCTGAAGCTAATCGAACTTGCCGCCCTGAAGCAGCCGTTAGCGCAGGCGTTGGCCTTTGCCTGCGTATTGTCTATCGGCGACTTCGGCGTCATCGCACTGTTCGGCAATGAGCAGTTCCGTACGTTGCCGTTCTATCTGTATCAGCAAATTGGTTCCTATCGCAGCGCCGACGGTGCGGTCACGGCACTGTTGTTGATGCTGCTGTGCTTTATGTTATTTACCCTGATTGAGAAACTGGCAGGCCGTCATGATCGCGCTTGA
- the thiQ gene encoding thiamine ABC transporter ATP-binding protein ThiQ: MIALEKLTYFYQHLPMRFDFHVKPGERIAILGPSGAGKSTLLNLIAGFLMADSGELRLNGAPHRETPPAKRPVSILFQENNLFPHLTIGQNIALGLHPGLRLSTAQRETLRQIADRVGLADLLDRLPSQVSGGQRQRAALARCLVRHQPILLLDEPFSALDPALRQEMLDLVESVCQERQFTLLMVSHNLDDAMRIAKRTVLIVDGQIYYDGSTQALQDGSAEAATILGISRSS; the protein is encoded by the coding sequence ATGATCGCGCTTGAGAAATTGACCTACTTCTATCAGCACTTGCCTATGCGCTTTGATTTTCACGTCAAACCGGGTGAGCGCATCGCCATCCTCGGCCCCAGCGGCGCTGGGAAAAGCACACTGCTGAATCTGATTGCCGGTTTCCTGATGGCAGACAGCGGCGAATTACGGCTTAACGGCGCTCCCCACCGCGAAACGCCCCCCGCTAAACGACCGGTTTCTATTCTATTTCAGGAAAACAACCTGTTTCCTCACCTGACGATTGGGCAGAACATCGCGCTGGGGTTGCACCCCGGTCTACGGCTCAGTACCGCACAGCGTGAAACGCTACGGCAGATCGCCGATCGGGTTGGTCTGGCAGATCTTCTGGATCGGTTACCGTCGCAGGTTTCCGGCGGGCAACGTCAGCGCGCGGCATTGGCACGCTGTCTGGTACGTCATCAACCGATTCTGCTGTTGGATGAACCGTTTTCAGCACTCGATCCGGCACTGCGTCAGGAGATGCTCGATCTGGTTGAAAGCGTATGTCAGGAGCGTCAGTTCACGCTGCTGATGGTGTCTCACAATCTGGATGATGCCATGCGGATCGCAAAACGCACGGTGCTGATCGTGGACGGGCAGATTTATTATGATGGATCGACTCAGGCGCTACAGGATGGCAGCGCCGAAGCCGCCACCATCCTGGGCATTTCACGCTCGTCTTAA
- a CDS encoding family 43 glycosylhydrolase gives MGVSRVVGKGVLSGILLMAMGIGQAMSCQAGPANEWKRGIEQQRQADLGNGCYLNPIIAGDHPDPTIIKDGADYYMTFSSFDDIPGLLIWHSRDLVNWQPIGPAITTPVDAIWAPDLVKHDGKYYIYFTTNRIIDAKGTKKKTLYVITADDIHGPWTPPKDTGLKNPASDPGHVVGEDGKRYIFMSGGNRVQLTDDGLSTVGDMEVVYQGWQYPEEWDVESFSQEGPKMLRHGDYFYMVLAEGGTAGPPTGHMVIAARSKSINGPWENSPHNPIIRTQDRSEKWWSRGHATLIEGPDKNWYMVYHGYENGFMTLGRQAMLEPIIWGDDGWFTSAGFDTGKPIRKPAGGEAVPHGIGWSDSFTDEKFPARWHFYRANAEELKRVTLSDGKLHLKAKGTSPKDSAPLTMIPGDQAYQIEVTANFAPGSQAGLLLFYNAKLYVGLSFNQDGTVMHRYGLERAEKKLPHITGNEVQIRMKNDRHIVTFYTRTSDQEPWKKYPVQMEVSGYHHNVAYDFLSLRPALYASGEGEVTFSNLRYQALP, from the coding sequence ATGGGTGTGTCCCGAGTGGTAGGGAAAGGGGTATTGAGCGGTATCTTACTGATGGCAATGGGTATCGGTCAGGCAATGTCCTGTCAGGCTGGCCCTGCTAATGAGTGGAAACGGGGTATTGAACAGCAGCGTCAGGCGGATTTGGGCAACGGCTGTTATCTCAATCCGATTATTGCGGGCGATCATCCAGATCCCACGATTATCAAGGATGGTGCCGATTACTACATGACGTTCTCGTCCTTTGACGATATCCCCGGACTGCTGATTTGGCACTCGCGCGATTTAGTTAACTGGCAGCCGATTGGCCCGGCGATCACGACGCCCGTTGACGCGATCTGGGCGCCGGATTTGGTGAAACACGACGGCAAATATTATATCTACTTCACCACAAACCGGATTATCGACGCCAAAGGAACGAAAAAGAAAACGCTGTATGTGATTACTGCCGATGATATTCACGGCCCGTGGACGCCGCCGAAGGATACGGGCTTGAAAAATCCGGCCAGCGATCCCGGTCATGTGGTGGGAGAGGACGGTAAACGTTACATCTTTATGTCTGGCGGCAATCGCGTGCAGTTAACCGATGACGGGCTGTCGACGGTCGGTGACATGGAAGTGGTTTATCAGGGATGGCAGTACCCGGAAGAGTGGGATGTGGAAAGCTTCTCGCAGGAAGGGCCGAAGATGCTGCGCCACGGCGACTATTTCTACATGGTGCTGGCGGAAGGCGGCACGGCGGGGCCACCAACGGGGCATATGGTGATTGCCGCGCGATCGAAATCGATCAACGGGCCGTGGGAAAACTCACCGCATAACCCGATTATCCGCACGCAAGATCGTTCTGAAAAGTGGTGGTCACGCGGCCACGCAACGCTGATCGAAGGACCGGATAAAAATTGGTACATGGTGTATCACGGTTATGAAAATGGCTTTATGACGCTGGGACGGCAGGCGATGCTGGAGCCGATCATCTGGGGAGACGATGGCTGGTTTACGTCTGCTGGCTTTGATACCGGTAAACCGATTCGCAAACCGGCAGGGGGCGAAGCGGTGCCGCACGGTATCGGCTGGTCTGATAGCTTTACCGATGAAAAATTTCCAGCCCGCTGGCATTTCTACCGCGCCAATGCGGAAGAGCTGAAACGGGTTACGCTCAGCGACGGCAAGCTGCACCTGAAGGCAAAAGGAACGTCGCCGAAAGACAGCGCACCGCTGACGATGATCCCTGGCGATCAGGCCTATCAAATTGAGGTCACGGCGAACTTTGCCCCTGGATCGCAGGCTGGTTTACTGCTGTTCTACAACGCGAAGCTGTATGTCGGGTTGTCGTTTAATCAGGATGGCACCGTCATGCACCGCTATGGGTTGGAAAGGGCGGAGAAGAAACTGCCGCACATCACAGGCAATGAGGTGCAAATTCGGATGAAAAACGATCGCCATATCGTGACGTTTTATACCCGAACCTCGGATCAGGAGCCGTGGAAGAAGTATCCGGTGCAGATGGAAGTGTCTGGCTACCATCACAACGTCGCGTATGACTTCCTCAGTCTGCGGCCTGCCCTGTATGCTTCAGGCGAAGGCGAGGTGACGTTCAGTAACCTGCGCTATCAGGCTTTGCCTTGA
- a CDS encoding ilvB operon leader peptide IvbL, with the protein MTHYSSSTSALLSTAHVDAVVVVRVVVVVVVGSAP; encoded by the coding sequence GTGACGCACTACTCTTCTTCCACTTCAGCACTACTAAGCACCGCGCATGTTGACGCGGTCGTCGTCGTGCGCGTGGTGGTCGTGGTCGTCGTCGGCAGCGCGCCGTAA
- the ilvB gene encoding acetolactate synthase large subunit: MRYTGAQLIVRLLEQQGITTVAGIPGGAALPLYDALGQSKTIHHVLARHEQGAGFMAQGMARASGQAAVCMASSGPGATNLLTAIADAKLDSIPLVCITGQVPSGMIGTDAFQEVDTYGISIPVTKHNYLVRDISELPHVIPEAFRIAQSGRPGPVWIDIPKDIQNATIELSELPGVFPLDTPPAIAQQDIERAAAMINAAQRPVLYLGGGIISSAAHEQAVQLAERSSLPTTMTLMALGSMPVDHPLSLGMLGMHAARSTNLILQQADLLIVLGARFDDRAIGKAEQFCPQASIIHIDIDPAELGKIRQPHVAINADVAQALDQLLPHITSQQRDVWRATVSSLQQEFPFSMPNADDPLSHYGLVQATAQALTDDAIITTDVGQHQMWVAQSYPLRRPRQWLTSGGFGTMGFGLPAAIGAALAEPERTVVCFSGDGSLMMNIQEMATAAEEGLNVKIVLMNNQSLGLVHQQQDMFFQQRIFAADYRYSTNFLAIAAGFGFATCDLNAAADPQAALQEALNQPGPALIHVLIDANEKVLPIVPPGAANIDMIGD, encoded by the coding sequence ATGCGTTATACAGGCGCTCAGTTGATTGTTCGGCTGCTCGAACAGCAGGGCATCACCACCGTAGCGGGTATTCCAGGCGGCGCAGCTCTGCCGTTATATGATGCACTGGGTCAAAGTAAGACGATTCACCACGTTCTGGCCCGCCATGAACAAGGGGCGGGATTTATGGCACAAGGCATGGCGCGCGCCAGTGGGCAAGCCGCCGTTTGTATGGCCTCCAGCGGCCCAGGAGCAACCAACCTGCTCACTGCCATTGCCGATGCCAAGCTGGATTCCATCCCGCTGGTGTGCATCACCGGTCAGGTGCCTTCCGGCATGATCGGCACCGATGCGTTTCAGGAAGTCGACACCTACGGCATCTCAATCCCCGTCACTAAGCATAATTATCTGGTGCGTGACATCAGCGAACTGCCGCACGTGATCCCAGAAGCGTTTCGCATCGCGCAGTCGGGCCGTCCCGGACCGGTGTGGATCGATATTCCAAAAGATATTCAGAACGCAACCATTGAACTGAGCGAATTGCCGGGCGTCTTTCCTCTCGATACGCCCCCCGCTATCGCCCAGCAGGACATAGAGCGAGCAGCGGCTATGATTAACGCGGCGCAGCGTCCGGTTCTCTATCTGGGCGGTGGGATCATTAGCAGCGCTGCGCACGAGCAGGCGGTTCAACTGGCAGAACGTTCCAGCCTGCCAACCACCATGACGCTGATGGCCCTGGGCTCAATGCCTGTCGATCATCCTCTGTCGCTGGGTATGCTCGGCATGCACGCCGCACGATCAACCAATCTGATCTTACAGCAGGCGGATTTGTTAATTGTGCTGGGTGCGCGTTTTGACGATCGCGCGATTGGTAAAGCAGAGCAGTTTTGCCCGCAGGCCAGCATCATCCACATCGACATCGATCCGGCAGAACTGGGCAAGATCCGCCAGCCACATGTGGCGATCAATGCCGACGTTGCACAGGCACTGGATCAGTTGCTGCCGCATATTACGTCGCAGCAGCGTGACGTGTGGCGTGCAACCGTTAGCAGTCTGCAACAGGAATTCCCGTTCAGCATGCCGAATGCTGACGATCCGTTAAGCCATTATGGTCTGGTGCAGGCCACGGCGCAGGCGCTGACGGATGATGCCATCATCACCACCGATGTCGGCCAACATCAAATGTGGGTGGCTCAGTCCTATCCACTGCGTCGTCCACGTCAGTGGCTGACATCTGGTGGATTTGGCACGATGGGCTTTGGCCTGCCTGCGGCGATTGGTGCCGCGCTGGCCGAACCGGAACGCACCGTAGTGTGCTTCTCGGGTGATGGCAGCCTGATGATGAATATTCAGGAAATGGCGACCGCGGCAGAAGAAGGGCTCAACGTAAAAATCGTCCTGATGAACAACCAGTCACTGGGTCTGGTTCACCAGCAGCAGGATATGTTTTTCCAGCAGCGCATCTTCGCTGCCGATTACCGTTACAGTACCAATTTCCTCGCGATTGCCGCCGGTTTCGGCTTTGCAACCTGCGATCTGAACGCCGCAGCCGATCCACAGGCTGCCCTGCAAGAGGCGCTCAACCAGCCAGGCCCGGCGCTGATCCACGTACTTATTGACGCCAATGAGAAAGTTTTACCCATCGTGCCACCGGGCGCAGCGAACATCGATATGATCGGAGATTAA
- the ilvN gene encoding acetolactate synthase small subunit gives MSTQLTSSTQPISNQVTLELSVRNHPGVMSHVCGLFARRAFNVEGILCMPLANGEESRIWLLVKDDQRLQQMISQVEKLEDVLQVRRHGEEMRIFEQVAEFYC, from the coding sequence ATGTCAACTCAACTAACTTCGTCAACTCAGCCAATTTCAAATCAGGTCACGCTAGAACTCTCTGTGCGCAACCACCCCGGCGTGATGTCACACGTTTGCGGACTGTTTGCCCGCCGGGCATTTAACGTAGAAGGCATTCTGTGTATGCCGCTGGCAAACGGTGAAGAAAGCCGAATCTGGCTACTGGTTAAAGATGACCAGCGGCTACAGCAAATGATCAGTCAGGTAGAAAAGCTGGAGGATGTCCTTCAGGTTCGTCGTCACGGTGAAGAAATGCGTATTTTTGAGCAGGTCGCCGAGTTTTACTGCTAA
- a CDS encoding DedA family protein, translating to MEAWLDHLVTQSLAYSLIAVMLVAFLESLALVGLLLPGTVMMATLGALIGSGQMGLYPAWAVGIIGCLLGDWISYFIGIRFKTPLHNWSFLKKYQALLSKTEYALYQHPMPTILIGRFVGPTRPLIPMVAGMLGLPPYKFAVPNIIGCLLWPPAYFLPGILAGVAIDIPAGTNSAGFKWLLLATAIVVWVAGWLNWRWWRSDKRKHHDWFSRKIPLRRLRWVAPAISVSAAASLVVLVQHPLMPVYRHLLWQVLNG from the coding sequence ATGGAAGCGTGGCTGGATCATCTGGTTACTCAATCACTCGCGTATTCACTGATCGCCGTCATGCTGGTTGCTTTTCTGGAATCTCTGGCTCTGGTGGGGCTGTTGTTGCCGGGCACGGTCATGATGGCAACGCTGGGGGCGCTGATCGGCAGTGGACAAATGGGGCTGTACCCGGCGTGGGCAGTTGGAATTATCGGTTGCCTGCTAGGAGACTGGATTTCCTATTTTATTGGCATACGTTTTAAGACTCCGCTGCATAACTGGTCTTTCCTGAAAAAGTATCAGGCATTACTAAGTAAAACTGAATATGCTTTGTATCAACATCCAATGCCGACAATATTGATTGGGCGCTTTGTCGGCCCTACGCGGCCATTAATCCCGATGGTGGCGGGGATGCTGGGGCTACCGCCTTATAAATTCGCGGTGCCGAATATCATCGGCTGCCTGCTGTGGCCACCGGCCTATTTCTTACCCGGTATTCTGGCTGGGGTGGCGATTGATATTCCCGCAGGGACGAACAGCGCGGGCTTTAAGTGGTTATTACTGGCAACGGCCATCGTGGTATGGGTCGCAGGCTGGTTAAACTGGCGCTGGTGGCGCAGCGATAAGCGTAAACATCATGATTGGTTTAGCAGAAAGATACCGCTCAGACGCCTGCGTTGGGTCGCTCCAGCGATATCTGTATCGGCGGCTGCATCGTTGGTCGTGCTGGTTCAGCACCCGCTGATGCCGGTTTACCGGCACCTGCTATGGCAGGTGTTGAACGGGTGA